In Rhodanobacter denitrificans, the sequence TCGCGCACGCGGATCTGGGTGGGGTCGGTACGACCGCCAGCCGAACCCACGCTGACGATCGGCAGCTTGCGCCGGCGGCACCAGGCGATGGTTTCGAGCTTCACGCGGAACGCGTCGCAGGCGTCCAGCACCACGTCGTAGCCGCGGTCGAGCAGTTCGTCCAGCGTGGACGGGGTGAGGAAGCGCTCGATCGCCTCCAGCCGGATGGTCGGGTTGATCGCGTGCGCGCGCGCCGCCATCACGCCCACCTTCGACTTGCCGAACTCGCCGTCCAGCGCGTGCAGCTGGCGGTTGGTGTTGGACACGCAGACCTCGTCCGCGTCGATCAGGGTGAGCCGGCCCACGCCGCTGCGCGCCAGCGCCTCGGCCGCCCACGAACCGACGCCGCCGATGCCGATCACGCAAACGTGCTTGCCTGCCAGCGTGGCCACGCTGCCGCTGCCGTACAGCCGCTCGACGCCGGCGAAGCGTTCGGCCGGGAACGTCGCGCCGGACGGCTGCATGGTCGTGTCTGCGTGGGTCACCGGGGAATCCTGTTGCAAAGGCGCCATTTTATCCTGCCCGCATGGATGCCGTGCGGCGGCGCGCGCTATTCTGCGGGTTTCCCCACCTGAGGAATCGTAGCGATGCGCGCAGCCCTGATGATCCTGCTTGGCCTGGTGATCGGCGTGATCGGCACGGCCAACGTGATGAATGCGCTGGCCGCGCGCAACCCGATGCCGAAGGCGGTGATGGAAACGATGGGCTACCACGTGGGCGAGCTGAAGAACGCGATCAAGGCCAGGCAGTGCGACCCGGTGAAGGTGCAACATCACCTGGCCCGCCTGGAGTCCACCGCCAGCGACATCACGCCGGTGTTCGGCATCGACGAAAAGGCCTTCACCGACGACGCCGCCCAGCTGCAGGAACGCCTGCACCAGGCCGTGCAGGCCGCGCCGGCGAGCTGCGCAGCGGTGGCGGCCGCGATCAAGCCGGTCGGCGAGACCTGCCAGAGCTGCCACCAGCAGTACCGCTGAGGGAAAGAGCGACCCCACCCCGGCCCTCCCCTGCCAGCAGGGGAGGGAGAAAATCTGTCAGAAGCGGATCTTGCCACGCAGCATCTGGCCGTACATCACCCAGTCGCCCATCAGGCTGTACAACGGGTGCTTGAAGGTGGCCGGGCGGTTCTTCTCGAAGCCGAAGTGGCCGATCCAGGCGAAGCCGTAGCCGACCACCGGCGCCAGCCACAGCCAGCGGAGCTGGCCGCTAGCCAGCGCCATCACGAGCACCACGACGACCAGCGTACTGCCGATGAAATGCATCCGGCGGCACCGGCGGTCGCTGTGCTCGCTGAAGTAGAACGGATAGAACTCGGCAAAGCTGCTGTAGCCGGACATGTTTCTGCTCCGTGGCGGGACGCTCCGATTCTGCCACGCACCACGTCGTGTACTCCGCCTAGGCCGGCAGCGGAATGAACTCCTGGTCGTCGCCGGCCACTTTCGGGAAGCGGCCTTCGCGCCAGTCGGCCTTGGCCTGCTCGATGCGCTCGCGCGTGCTGGCCACGAAGTTCCACCACAGGTGCCGTTCGCCATCCAGCGGCGCGCCGCCGAACAGCATCAGCCGGCTGGCCTCGTGCGCACGCAGCGTGGGCGCCGACGCGCCGGCCTGCACCGCCATCTGCTGCGCGCCGACTTCCAGTTCGCCCCAGCGGACCGCGCCCTCGACCACGTGCACGCCGCGCTCGCTGTGCTCGGCGGGCACCGCCAGTTCGGCGCCGGCGGCCAGCCGTACTTCGAGGAAGAACATCGGCGCGAACACCTTCACCGGCGAACGCTCGCCGTAGGCGGTTCCCGCGATCAACACCGCCTCGACACCGGGCTGGCGGATGCGCGGCAATGCGTCGCTGTCGTGATGATGAAATTCCGGCGCCACCTCGGCATCGGCCTGCGGCAAGGCCACCCAGACCTGGATGCCGTGCAGCATCTGCCCCCCCTGGCGCGCCTCCGGCGGCGTGCGCTCGGAGTGGGCGATGCCGTGGCCGGCGGTCATCCAGTTCACCTCGCCGGGGCGGATGTCGGCCAGGCTGCCGAGGCTGTCGCGGTGGCGGATCACCCCATCGAACAGCCAGGTCACCGTGGCCAGGCCGATGTGCGGATGCGGCCGCACGTCCATGCCGTTGCCGGCGGCGAACGTGGCCGGCCCCATGTGGTCGTAGAACACGAACGGGCCGACGTGCCGCGCCAGCAGCACCGGCAGCATGCGCCGCACCACGAAGCCGTCGCCGAGATCGTGCAGGCGGGTACCTTCAACCAGGGTCGGCACGGCGTCCATCATGTTCTCCTCGACGATTTACCAGGCCCGCTGATATTGCGCCGGGGCGTCGATCTTCGCACCCAGCTGTTGCGCCGCGCGGCGCGGGAAGTACGGGTCGCGCAGGCTCTCGCGCGCGATCAGCACCACGTCGGCCTCGCCATTGGCGACGATCTGCGCGGCCTGCTCCGCGCCGGTGATCAGGCCCACCGCGCCGGTGGCGACACCGGCCTCGCGCCGCACCTGCGCCGCGAACGGCACCTGGTAGCCCGGCCCCAGCGGGATCTTCGCGTGTGGCAGCAGGCCGCCGCTGGAGACGTCGATCAGGTCCACGCCCAGCGGCTTCAGCTGGCGCGCCAGTTCGACGCTCTGCCCGATATCCCAGCCGCCTTCGTCCATCCAGTCGGTGGCCGAGAGACGCAGCCACAGCGGCAGTTCGGCCGGCCACACTTCGCGCACGGCGACGATCACCTCGCGCACCAGCCGGGTGCGGTTCTCGAAGCTGCCGCCGTAGCGGTCCTCGCGCCGGTTGCTCAGCGGCGACAGGAACTGGTGCAGCAGGTAGCCATGCGCCGCATGCACCTCGACCAGGTTGAAGCCGGCCGCCAACGCACGCCGGGTGGCTTCGCGGAAATCCGCGATCACCGCCTGGATGCCCGCCTCGTCCAGCGCTTGCGGCACCTGCCAGCCGTCGTCGAACGGCAGCGCCGACGGCGCCACGATGCGCCAGTCGCCCTGCCCGGCCGGCACCGGGCCATGCCCTTCCCACGGCCGCAGCGTGCTGGCCTTGCGCCCGGCGTGCGCCAGCTGCACGCCGGCGATCGCGCCATGCGCCTTGATGAAGCGGGCGATCGGCTGCCACGCCTCCACCTGGGCCTGGTTCCACAGGCCGGTGTCCTGCGGCGAGATGCGGCCTTCGGCAGAAACCGCGGTGGCCTCGGCGATCACCGCCCCCGCGCCGCCCACCGCGCGGCTGCCCAGGTGCACCAGGTGCCAGTCGTTCGGCACGCCGTCGACGGCCGAGTATTCGCACATCGGCGAGACCACCAGGCGGTTGCGCAGGGTCAGGCTGCGCTGGGTGAACGGATCGAACAGTTTCATGCGGGCATCCGGCAGATCGGGCCTCTCGACATGCAGGCAGGCTCCCGGAGTATCAACCCGCCGCACCGTCGCGAACGGCGAACGCTGCGTCCGACCTGGCCAGCCAGTCGGCGACGCGCGCGGCGATCGGCGCGGGCGTCTTCATCCAGCCGAAATGGTCGGCCGGCAAGCCGCCCAGGTCTTCCCGCGCGATCGCCTCCACCCGGCGTTCGCCCGGTCCCAGCTTGCCCAGCAGCCAGTCCAGCGATGCCGGCGGCCCCAGCCAGTCCTCCTGCAGGCGCAGCGCCAGCAGCGGCAGTGGCAGCGCGGCCAGCCGGCGCTCGAAATCCTGCGCCATCCCGGCCGCCGCGTAACGGCCAGTGCGCCCGCTGCGTGCCCAATCGGCGATCACCCCGCGCGCCTCGTTGCCGCCAAAACCGATCCGCCGCCCGGGCAGGTAACCCACCAGCCTGGCCAGCAAGGGTGCCAGCACGTAAGCCACGCCGATCAGCCAGCCACGCCGGAAGCATCGCCAGTACGGCGAGCCGCTGGCCACCAGCAGCAGGCCGGTGAAGTCGCCTGGATGGAGGCTGGCGTAGAGCAGGCCGAGCTGACCGCCGAGGCTGTGCCCACCGAGCAGGCAGCTCGCCTGCGGCCAGCGCCGGCGCACGGCGGCCAGGCCCGCGGGCAGGTCGTCCTGCAACAACTGGCGATAACCCCAATTGCTGCCGCGGCCGGCGCGCCGATCGCT encodes:
- a CDS encoding tRNA threonylcarbamoyladenosine dehydratase, giving the protein MQPSGATFPAERFAGVERLYGSGSVATLAGKHVCVIGIGGVGSWAAEALARSGVGRLTLIDADEVCVSNTNRQLHALDGEFGKSKVGVMAARAHAINPTIRLEAIERFLTPSTLDELLDRGYDVVLDACDAFRVKLETIAWCRRRKLPIVSVGSAGGRTDPTQIRVRDLSRTEHDAMFSLIRKKLRADFNFPRNPDRYFGVSAVYSLQNVQYPQPDGSVCGTRPPGGDALNLACGGGLGAATHITGAFAFAAVGKVLEKLLG
- a CDS encoding cytochrome c, which translates into the protein MRAALMILLGLVIGVIGTANVMNALAARNPMPKAVMETMGYHVGELKNAIKARQCDPVKVQHHLARLESTASDITPVFGIDEKAFTDDAAQLQERLHQAVQAAPASCAAVAAAIKPVGETCQSCHQQYR
- a CDS encoding DUF962 domain-containing protein yields the protein MSGYSSFAEFYPFYFSEHSDRRCRRMHFIGSTLVVVVLVMALASGQLRWLWLAPVVGYGFAWIGHFGFEKNRPATFKHPLYSLMGDWVMYGQMLRGKIRF
- a CDS encoding pirin family protein, yielding MDAVPTLVEGTRLHDLGDGFVVRRMLPVLLARHVGPFVFYDHMGPATFAAGNGMDVRPHPHIGLATVTWLFDGVIRHRDSLGSLADIRPGEVNWMTAGHGIAHSERTPPEARQGGQMLHGIQVWVALPQADAEVAPEFHHHDSDALPRIRQPGVEAVLIAGTAYGERSPVKVFAPMFFLEVRLAAGAELAVPAEHSERGVHVVEGAVRWGELEVGAQQMAVQAGASAPTLRAHEASRLMLFGGAPLDGERHLWWNFVASTRERIEQAKADWREGRFPKVAGDDQEFIPLPA
- a CDS encoding NADH:flavin oxidoreductase/NADH oxidase, producing the protein MKLFDPFTQRSLTLRNRLVVSPMCEYSAVDGVPNDWHLVHLGSRAVGGAGAVIAEATAVSAEGRISPQDTGLWNQAQVEAWQPIARFIKAHGAIAGVQLAHAGRKASTLRPWEGHGPVPAGQGDWRIVAPSALPFDDGWQVPQALDEAGIQAVIADFREATRRALAAGFNLVEVHAAHGYLLHQFLSPLSNRREDRYGGSFENRTRLVREVIVAVREVWPAELPLWLRLSATDWMDEGGWDIGQSVELARQLKPLGVDLIDVSSGGLLPHAKIPLGPGYQVPFAAQVRREAGVATGAVGLITGAEQAAQIVANGEADVVLIARESLRDPYFPRRAAQQLGAKIDAPAQYQRAW
- a CDS encoding alpha/beta hydrolase family protein, with the translated sequence MSDRSIESTLAAAEPLAVPVTAADGARYEWLAVLPAGRWRHLLYWIPAMGIPARHYLPLAQALAARGIAVVLHEWRGIGSSDRRAGRGSNWGYRQLLQDDLPAGLAAVRRRWPQASCLLGGHSLGGQLGLLYASLHPGDFTGLLLVASGSPYWRCFRRGWLIGVAYVLAPLLARLVGYLPGRRIGFGGNEARGVIADWARSGRTGRYAAAGMAQDFERRLAALPLPLLALRLQEDWLGPPASLDWLLGKLGPGERRVEAIAREDLGGLPADHFGWMKTPAPIAARVADWLARSDAAFAVRDGAAG